A DNA window from Stenotrophomonas sp. 57 contains the following coding sequences:
- a CDS encoding MFS transporter, translated as MLLSSLPVDKRGPHPTRMTQTLSPADASLPADSSILSARYRATTLGMVALVALHAFEALAVAAAMPTVAVALDGLRLYALAFGGTLATSVIGMTLAGRWADRHGPARPLWYGLGCFVLGLLLAGFAMRMGMLVAGRLLQGLGAGAISVSLYVMVGRSYPEHLRPKVFAAFSAGWVVPSMVGPALSGLIVQHLGWRWVFLAVPLLAVPAALLLRPALARMQPSPAGSADDGGGKVVRWASGASLAALLVYFGGQQQGAAALLCIGMAMLALLFCVHRLLPAGTLMLRRGLPSVIALRGIAAAAFFACEAYLPLLLQRERGLSPSWAGAVLSLGALGWFAGSWLQGHQQRGWSRQQLLRTGTSLMTVGITATLAVLFNVVPLPVSLLGWAVTGFGMGMIYASLSVLTLSLSAPHEQGANTSALQLSEALSVTTALAVSGALFALFVESAPHTGYLLCLVITFGLAMLATLIARRV; from the coding sequence ATGCTGCTATCTTCGCTGCCTGTTGACAAGCGCGGCCCGCATCCGACCCGTATGACCCAGACTCTCTCACCCGCCGACGCCAGTCTGCCGGCCGACTCCTCGATCCTGTCAGCGCGCTACCGCGCGACCACCCTCGGCATGGTCGCGCTGGTCGCGCTGCACGCCTTCGAGGCCTTGGCGGTGGCCGCCGCCATGCCGACCGTGGCCGTGGCACTGGACGGCCTGCGCCTGTACGCCCTTGCCTTCGGCGGTACCCTGGCCACCAGTGTGATCGGCATGACCCTGGCCGGACGCTGGGCCGACCGCCATGGCCCGGCGCGACCGTTGTGGTACGGCCTGGGCTGCTTCGTGCTGGGCCTGCTGCTGGCCGGCTTCGCGATGCGCATGGGCATGCTGGTGGCGGGGCGGCTGCTGCAGGGCCTCGGCGCGGGCGCGATCTCGGTTTCGCTGTACGTGATGGTCGGCCGCAGCTACCCCGAGCACCTGCGGCCGAAGGTATTCGCCGCCTTCTCGGCCGGTTGGGTGGTGCCATCGATGGTCGGCCCGGCGTTGAGCGGCCTGATCGTGCAGCACCTGGGCTGGCGCTGGGTGTTCCTTGCGGTGCCATTGCTGGCGGTTCCGGCGGCCCTGCTGCTGCGCCCTGCGTTGGCACGCATGCAGCCCAGTCCTGCCGGCAGCGCCGATGATGGAGGCGGCAAGGTGGTGCGCTGGGCCAGCGGTGCCTCGCTGGCAGCGTTGTTGGTGTACTTCGGCGGCCAGCAGCAGGGAGCAGCGGCCCTGCTCTGTATCGGCATGGCGATGCTGGCGCTGCTGTTCTGCGTGCACCGTCTGCTGCCGGCCGGCACATTGATGCTGCGCCGTGGCCTGCCCAGCGTGATCGCGCTGCGTGGCATCGCGGCTGCAGCGTTCTTCGCGTGCGAGGCCTATCTGCCGCTGCTGCTGCAGCGCGAACGCGGACTGTCGCCCAGCTGGGCCGGCGCCGTGCTCAGCCTCGGCGCGCTAGGCTGGTTCGCCGGTTCATGGCTGCAGGGCCACCAGCAGCGCGGCTGGTCGCGCCAGCAGCTGCTGCGCACGGGTACGTCATTGATGACCGTCGGCATCACCGCCACGCTGGCGGTGCTGTTCAACGTGGTGCCCCTGCCGGTGTCGCTGCTTGGCTGGGCCGTGACCGGCTTCGGCATGGGCATGATCTACGCCAGCCTGTCGGTGCTGACGCTGTCGCTGTCGGCGCCGCATGAGCAGGGTGCCAATACCTCGGCACTGCAGCTGAGCGAAGCGCTGTCAGTGACCACCGCGCTGGCGGTTTCCGGCGCCTTGTTCGCGCTGTTCGTGGAATCGGCACCACACACCGGCTACCTGCTGTGCCTGGTGATCACCTTCGGCCTGGCCATGCTGGCCACGCTGATCGCCAGGCGGGTGTAG
- a CDS encoding LysR family transcriptional regulator, with the protein MDTLRCMQAFVAVAERGSFAGAAEQLQVSAVMVGKYIQQLEAHLGTALLQRNTRRQRLTEAGGAYLAGCRQVLEQVQQAEADVAGLQVQPRGLLRVSAPTTWGSCVLAPQLAGLLRAQPQLNIELDLSNRRVDLIEDGFDVAIRVGPLPSQEVVARPLPPYAMSLCASPSYLRRRGTPRTPADLEGHDCLSHLAWRGGHGWQLANGEQVDWEARLTCNDGFALREAAVAGAGLVLQPTALLAGEIAAGRLKPLLRDYLPEPRPMHLIYLPDRRPRPRLQCFVDFVMTTLGQ; encoded by the coding sequence ATGGATACCCTTCGATGCATGCAGGCCTTCGTCGCGGTAGCTGAGCGCGGCAGCTTCGCTGGCGCCGCCGAACAGCTGCAGGTTTCGGCGGTGATGGTCGGCAAGTACATCCAGCAGCTGGAGGCGCACCTGGGCACGGCGTTGCTGCAGCGGAACACCCGCCGCCAACGCCTGACCGAAGCCGGCGGCGCCTACCTGGCCGGTTGCCGGCAGGTGCTGGAGCAGGTGCAGCAGGCCGAGGCGGATGTCGCAGGCCTTCAGGTGCAGCCGCGGGGCCTGCTGCGGGTCAGCGCGCCGACCACCTGGGGCAGCTGTGTGCTGGCGCCGCAGCTGGCCGGGCTGCTGCGCGCGCAGCCGCAGCTGAACATCGAGCTGGACCTGAGCAACCGCCGCGTGGACCTGATCGAGGACGGTTTCGACGTGGCGATCCGGGTCGGTCCCCTGCCGTCGCAGGAGGTGGTCGCGCGGCCGTTGCCGCCGTATGCAATGAGCCTGTGTGCATCACCGTCGTACCTGCGCCGACGCGGTACGCCACGTACACCCGCCGATCTGGAAGGGCACGATTGCCTGAGCCACCTGGCCTGGCGCGGCGGCCACGGCTGGCAGCTGGCCAACGGCGAGCAGGTCGATTGGGAAGCGCGGCTGACCTGCAATGATGGCTTCGCCTTGCGCGAAGCGGCCGTGGCCGGAGCAGGGCTGGTGCTGCAACCGACGGCGTTGCTGGCGGGCGAGATCGCAGCCGGGCGCCTGAAGCCGCTGCTGCGCGACTACCTGCCCGAACCCCGGCCGATGCACCTGATCTACCTGCCTGACCGCAGGCCGCGCCCGCGGTTGCAGTGCTTCGTCGATTTCGTCATGACCACACTGGGGCAATGA
- the proC gene encoding pyrroline-5-carboxylate reductase: MAADSITFIGGGNMARSLIAGLIRQGMPAAHIHVAEPVAALRESLAADFGVKVHDNATDAAAQGGTWLLAVKPQVLRDVCQSLQELAQANRPLVVSIAAGITSAQLERWLGGNLPIVRAMPNTPALLGAGVTGLYATPSVDTQQHALAEQVLASAGRTVWIDSETLMDSVTAVSGSGPAYVFLLAEAMEAAGIAQGLPADTARTLVVQTLLGASRMLDEAGENPAELRRRVTSPNGTTQAAIESFQAGGFEALVDTALRAAQVRGQELSAAND; the protein is encoded by the coding sequence ATGGCAGCTGATTCCATCACCTTCATCGGCGGCGGCAACATGGCGCGCAGCCTGATCGCCGGCCTGATCCGCCAGGGCATGCCGGCCGCGCACATCCATGTAGCCGAACCGGTGGCCGCACTGCGCGAGTCGCTGGCTGCCGATTTCGGCGTGAAGGTACATGACAACGCAACCGATGCCGCCGCACAGGGCGGTACCTGGCTGCTGGCGGTGAAGCCGCAGGTGCTGCGCGATGTCTGCCAGTCGCTGCAGGAACTGGCCCAGGCGAACCGGCCGCTGGTGGTGTCGATTGCCGCGGGCATCACCAGTGCGCAGCTGGAACGCTGGCTGGGCGGCAATCTGCCGATAGTGCGCGCGATGCCCAACACCCCCGCCCTGCTCGGCGCCGGTGTGACCGGTCTGTACGCCACACCGTCGGTCGATACGCAACAGCACGCGCTGGCCGAGCAGGTGCTGGCCAGCGCCGGGCGCACCGTGTGGATCGACAGCGAAACACTGATGGATTCGGTCACCGCCGTCTCCGGCAGTGGGCCGGCCTATGTATTCCTGCTGGCCGAAGCGATGGAAGCGGCTGGCATTGCCCAGGGCCTGCCAGCCGACACCGCGCGCACGCTGGTGGTGCAGACCCTGCTGGGCGCCTCGCGCATGCTTGATGAAGCCGGTGAGAACCCGGCTGAACTGCGACGCCGCGTGACCTCGCCGAACGGCACCACCCAGGCCGCGATCGAGAGCTTCCAGGCCGGTGGCTTCGAGGCGCTGGTGGACACGGCGCTGCGCGCTGCGCAGGTGCGTGGGCAGGAACTGTCTGCGGCGAATGATTGA
- the soxR gene encoding redox-sensitive transcriptional activator SoxR: protein MVSQELSVGEVSQRSGVAVSALHFYERKGLISSLRTSGNQRRYSRDVLRRLAVIRVAQRVGMPLDAVGRAFESLPDGRAPTKADWAKLSARWRTELEERIHMLQLLRDELTGCIGCGCLSLQRCRLANPGDVLGERGDGPMRWE from the coding sequence ATGGTGTCCCAGGAACTGAGCGTTGGCGAAGTCTCCCAGCGCAGTGGCGTGGCGGTTTCGGCGCTGCATTTCTACGAGCGCAAGGGGCTGATCAGCAGCCTGCGCACTTCGGGCAACCAGCGCCGCTACAGCAGGGATGTACTGCGCCGGCTGGCGGTGATCCGCGTGGCGCAGCGCGTGGGCATGCCGTTGGACGCGGTCGGCCGTGCGTTCGAAAGCCTGCCCGATGGTCGCGCACCGACCAAGGCGGACTGGGCCAAGTTGTCCGCGCGCTGGCGCACCGAGCTGGAAGAACGCATCCACATGCTGCAGCTGCTGCGCGATGAACTGACCGGTTGCATCGGTTGCGGCTGCCTGTCGCTGCAGCGCTGCCGCCTGGCCAACCCGGGCGACGTGCTGGGCGAACGCGGCGATGGCCCGATGCGCTGGGAGTGA
- a CDS encoding short chain dehydrogenase — protein sequence MKILLVGASGTLGQAVARQLGQQHQIVAAGRNSGELRVDLTDDASVAELFARTGPVDAVISTAGKLHFGPLQDMTPEQFNLGLQDKLLGQVRLALAAQHHLNSGGSITLTSGIVSAQPIRDGVNATSVNAALEGFVRAAALELLPRGLRINVVSPNVLIESMAAYGPYFPGFEAVSAQRAALAFQRAVEGIQSGETITVW from the coding sequence ATGAAGATTCTCCTCGTCGGTGCCAGCGGCACCCTCGGCCAGGCAGTCGCCCGACAGCTCGGCCAACAGCACCAGATTGTCGCCGCCGGCCGCAACAGCGGCGAACTGCGCGTCGACCTGACCGACGACGCCAGCGTCGCCGAACTGTTCGCCCGCACCGGGCCGGTCGATGCGGTGATCTCCACCGCCGGCAAACTGCACTTCGGTCCGCTGCAGGACATGACGCCCGAGCAGTTCAACCTGGGCCTGCAGGACAAGCTGCTGGGCCAGGTGCGGCTGGCACTGGCCGCGCAGCACCATCTCAACAGCGGCGGCTCGATCACCCTGACCAGCGGCATCGTCAGCGCACAACCGATCCGCGACGGCGTCAACGCCACCTCGGTGAATGCCGCACTGGAAGGCTTCGTGCGTGCCGCCGCACTCGAGCTGCTGCCGCGCGGCCTGCGCATCAACGTGGTCAGCCCGAACGTGCTGATCGAATCCATGGCGGCCTACGGCCCCTACTTCCCGGGCTTTGAAGCGGTAAGCGCGCAACGCGCCGCACTGGCCTTCCAGCGCGCGGTGGAAGGCATCCAGAGCGGCGAGACGATCACGGTCTGGTGA
- a CDS encoding YggS family pyridoxal phosphate-dependent enzyme has translation MATPLPQILSNLHAAAEAAGRPDPRLLAVSKTQPAEAVAALAAQGQHAFGENYVQEALAKMQALQHLALEWHLIGHLQSNKAEAVALHFDWVQSVDRLKLVAALARHRPVARGPLNVLIQVNIDDESSKHGCAPEQVEELATAIAAEPNLRLRGLMAIPAPWPEAERRHDAFVRMRTLFQSLAAQHPQVDTLSMGMSGDYAEAIAEGATLVRIGTALFGARPRPA, from the coding sequence GTGGCCACTCCCCTGCCCCAGATCCTGAGCAACCTGCATGCCGCCGCCGAGGCCGCGGGCAGGCCCGACCCACGCCTGCTGGCGGTGTCCAAGACCCAGCCGGCCGAAGCCGTGGCCGCGCTGGCCGCGCAGGGCCAGCACGCCTTTGGCGAGAACTATGTGCAGGAAGCGCTGGCCAAGATGCAGGCGCTGCAGCATCTGGCGCTGGAGTGGCACCTGATCGGCCACCTGCAGTCGAACAAGGCCGAGGCCGTGGCCCTCCACTTCGACTGGGTGCAGAGCGTGGACAGGCTCAAGCTGGTCGCCGCACTGGCGCGCCATCGCCCTGTGGCGCGCGGCCCACTGAACGTGCTCATCCAGGTCAACATCGACGACGAATCCAGCAAGCACGGCTGCGCACCGGAGCAGGTGGAGGAACTGGCCACCGCGATTGCCGCCGAGCCGAACCTGCGCCTGCGCGGGCTGATGGCGATTCCCGCGCCGTGGCCCGAGGCCGAGCGTCGCCACGACGCGTTCGTGCGCATGCGCACACTTTTCCAATCACTGGCGGCCCAGCACCCGCAGGTGGACACGCTGTCGATGGGCATGAGCGGCGACTACGCTGAAGCCATCGCCGAAGGTGCCACCCTGGTGCGGATCGGTACCGCCCTGTTCGGTGCGCGCCCACGCCCGGCCTGA
- a CDS encoding type IV pilus twitching motility protein PilT, with protein sequence MDIAELLAFSVKNKASDLHLSAGLPPMIRVDGDVRRINIPALDHKQVHALVYDIMSDKQRRDYEEFLEVDFSFEIPSLARFRVNAFNQNRGAGAVFRTIPSEVLTLEDLACPPLFREVIQQPQGLILVTGPTGSGKSTTLAAMIDYINKNEYGHILTVEDPIEFVHTSQKCLINQREVHRDTHGFNEALRSALREDPDIILVGELRDLETIRLALTAAETGHLVFGTLHTSSAAKTIDRIIDVFPAGEKPMVRSMLSESLRAVISQALLKKVGGGRTAAWEIMVGTPAIRNLIREDKVAQMYSAIQTGQQYGMMTLDQHLQDLVKRSLITRNQAREYAKDKRLFE encoded by the coding sequence ATGGATATCGCCGAACTGCTGGCGTTTTCCGTAAAGAACAAAGCGTCCGACCTGCACCTGTCCGCAGGCCTGCCGCCGATGATCCGCGTTGACGGCGACGTTCGCCGGATCAACATCCCGGCCCTGGACCACAAGCAGGTCCATGCGCTGGTGTACGACATCATGTCCGACAAGCAGCGCCGCGATTACGAGGAATTCCTCGAAGTGGACTTCTCCTTCGAGATCCCGTCGCTGGCGCGCTTCCGTGTGAACGCGTTCAACCAGAACCGTGGCGCCGGTGCGGTGTTCCGTACCATTCCGTCCGAGGTGCTCACCCTCGAGGACCTGGCCTGCCCGCCGCTGTTCCGTGAAGTGATCCAGCAGCCGCAGGGCCTGATCCTGGTGACCGGCCCGACCGGCTCGGGCAAGTCGACCACGCTGGCGGCGATGATCGACTACATCAACAAGAACGAATACGGCCACATCCTCACCGTAGAGGATCCGATCGAATTCGTGCACACCTCGCAGAAGTGCCTGATCAACCAGCGCGAAGTGCACCGCGATACGCATGGCTTCAACGAAGCACTGCGCTCGGCGCTGCGCGAGGATCCGGACATCATCCTGGTGGGCGAACTTCGCGACCTGGAAACCATCCGCCTGGCGCTGACCGCCGCGGAAACCGGCCACCTGGTGTTCGGCACCCTGCATACCAGCTCGGCGGCCAAGACCATCGACCGCATCATCGACGTGTTCCCGGCCGGCGAAAAGCCGATGGTGCGCTCGATGCTGTCCGAGTCGCTGCGTGCGGTGATCTCGCAGGCGCTGCTGAAGAAGGTCGGCGGCGGTCGTACCGCAGCGTGGGAAATCATGGTCGGCACCCCGGCCATCCGCAACCTGATCCGCGAGGACAAGGTGGCGCAGATGTACTCGGCCATCCAGACCGGCCAGCAGTACGGCATGATGACCCTGGACCAGCACCTGCAGGACCTGGTCAAGCGCAGCCTGATCACCCGCAACCAGGCCCGCGAGTACGCCAAGGACAAGCGCCTGTTCGAGTAA